One window of Ralstonia pickettii DTP0602 genomic DNA carries:
- a CDS encoding ABC transporter substrate-binding protein (K15553: ssuA; sulfonate transport system substrate-binding protein): protein MTSSILSRAANQRRRLITAALVVATGLAYGLLPGHAQAQSKNIDAKVLRIGYQKYGTLTLLKARGTLEKRLAPQGITVKWTEFPAGPQLLEGLNVGAVDFGTVGEAPPIFAQAAGAQLVYVGNEPPAPTGEAIVVPKGSAIRSVADLRGKRVALNKGSNVHYLLVRQLEKAGVPYGEIQPVYLPPADARAAFERGAVDAWVIWDPFLAAAEKQLGARVLADGRGADGKNVVSNHQFYLASRPYAQAKPEIVRLILDELATLGNWAEKNPKDATAVLTGEVGLPADVLDLAVSRFSYGARPVSAEVLAEQQRIADVFHSLKLIPKPIKVADARWDVPQQQAQR, encoded by the coding sequence ATGACATCGAGCATCCTGTCCCGCGCGGCAAACCAGCGCCGCCGCCTGATCACCGCCGCGCTGGTGGTCGCCACCGGCCTGGCCTACGGCCTGCTGCCCGGCCACGCCCAAGCGCAATCGAAGAACATCGACGCCAAGGTGCTGCGCATCGGCTACCAGAAGTACGGCACGCTGACGCTGCTCAAGGCGCGCGGCACGCTGGAAAAGCGGCTGGCGCCGCAAGGCATCACCGTCAAATGGACCGAGTTCCCCGCCGGGCCGCAACTGCTGGAAGGGCTGAACGTCGGCGCGGTCGACTTCGGCACCGTCGGCGAAGCGCCGCCGATCTTTGCGCAGGCCGCGGGTGCGCAGCTGGTCTATGTCGGCAACGAGCCGCCGGCGCCGACCGGTGAAGCCATCGTCGTGCCCAAGGGCTCGGCGATCCGCTCGGTGGCCGACTTGCGCGGCAAGCGCGTAGCGCTGAACAAGGGCTCCAACGTGCATTACCTGCTGGTGCGCCAGCTGGAGAAGGCCGGCGTGCCTTATGGCGAGATCCAGCCGGTCTACCTGCCGCCGGCCGATGCACGTGCGGCCTTCGAGCGCGGCGCGGTCGATGCATGGGTGATCTGGGACCCGTTCCTCGCGGCCGCAGAGAAGCAACTGGGCGCGCGCGTGCTGGCCGATGGCCGCGGCGCGGATGGCAAGAACGTGGTCAGCAACCACCAGTTCTACCTGGCCTCGCGGCCGTATGCGCAGGCAAAGCCGGAGATCGTCAGGCTGATCCTGGACGAACTGGCCACGCTGGGCAACTGGGCGGAGAAGAACCCGAAGGACGCCACCGCCGTGCTGACCGGCGAGGTCGGCCTGCCCGCCGATGTGCTCGACCTCGCGGTATCGCGCTTCTCATACGGCGCGCGCCCGGTCAGCGCCGAAGTGCTGGCCGAGCAGCAGCGCATCGCCGACGTCTTCCACTCGCTCAAGCTGATCCCCAAGCCGATCAAGGTGGCTGATGCGCGCTGGGACGTGCCGCAGCAGCAGGCGCAGCGATAG
- a CDS encoding FMN reductase (K00299: ssuE; FMN reductase [EC:1.5.1.38]), with protein MSILTLSGSPSVQSRSGHVLGHMRAALEAAGERTRHLDLRELPAGPLLAARVDEPAIAAATRAVSEAQVVVLATPVYKAAYSGLLKAFLDLLPQTGLRDKIVLPIATGGSLAHALAIDYALRPVLSALGSRQILPGIFAVDQQIETSDASDVREVRFDAALSARLDESVLRVRDALAHARIDVPLDVVPRALVQRAAAAAVAERCSA; from the coding sequence ATGTCCATCCTGACGCTCTCCGGCAGCCCGTCGGTCCAGTCCCGTTCCGGCCATGTGCTGGGGCACATGCGCGCCGCGCTGGAGGCTGCCGGCGAACGCACCCGCCATCTCGACCTGCGCGAACTGCCGGCGGGTCCGCTGCTGGCAGCGCGCGTGGACGAACCCGCGATCGCCGCCGCCACGCGCGCCGTGTCCGAGGCGCAGGTGGTGGTACTGGCCACACCGGTGTACAAGGCCGCCTACAGCGGCCTGCTCAAAGCTTTCCTCGACCTGCTGCCGCAGACCGGCCTGCGCGACAAGATCGTGCTGCCGATCGCCACCGGCGGCAGCCTCGCCCATGCGCTGGCGATCGACTATGCGCTGCGCCCGGTGCTGTCCGCGCTGGGCTCGCGCCAGATCCTGCCCGGCATCTTTGCCGTGGACCAGCAGATCGAAACCTCCGATGCCTCCGACGTGCGCGAGGTGCGCTTCGATGCCGCGCTGTCGGCGCGCCTCGATGAAAGCGTTCTTCGGGTGCGCGATGCGCTGGCGCATGCCCGCATCGACGTGCCGCTAGACGTGGTGCCCCGCGCGCTGGTGCAGCGCGCCGCGGCCGCCGCGGTGGCCGAGCGATGTTCCGCCTGA
- a CDS encoding ABC transporter permease (K02048: cysP, sbp; sulfate transport system substrate-binding protein): MIRKLAIGLAVLGALTAAQTASAANLLNVSYDPTRELYVDVNAAFAKAWKAQGGDAVTVRQSHGGSGKQARSVIDGLDADVVTLALGYDIDAIAEKGLIKPDWQKRLPHNASPYTSTIVFLVRKGNPKGIKDWGDLVKPGVQVITPNPKTSGGARWNYLAAWGYALRQPGGNDAKAREFVGELLKHVPVLDSGARGATTTFVERNLGDVLIAWENEAILAIKELGPDKFDIVAPSVSILAEPPVAVVDKVVDKKGTRKAAEAYLQFLYTDEGQEIAAKNYYRPISQKVAAKYAANFPKVKLFTIDEVFGGWQKAQKTHFADGGSFDQIYQPGKK; encoded by the coding sequence ATGATCCGCAAACTGGCCATCGGCCTGGCTGTACTTGGCGCACTGACGGCGGCGCAGACTGCCTCGGCTGCCAACCTGCTGAACGTTTCCTACGATCCGACGCGTGAGTTGTATGTCGACGTCAACGCCGCCTTCGCCAAGGCCTGGAAGGCCCAAGGCGGCGATGCCGTGACCGTGCGCCAGTCGCACGGCGGCTCGGGCAAGCAGGCGCGCTCGGTGATCGACGGGCTGGATGCCGACGTGGTGACGCTGGCGCTGGGCTATGACATCGACGCCATCGCGGAGAAGGGCCTGATCAAGCCGGACTGGCAGAAGCGCCTGCCGCACAACGCCTCGCCGTACACCTCGACCATCGTGTTCCTGGTGCGCAAGGGCAACCCCAAGGGCATCAAGGACTGGGGCGACCTGGTCAAGCCCGGCGTGCAGGTGATCACGCCCAACCCCAAGACCTCGGGCGGCGCGCGCTGGAACTACCTGGCCGCGTGGGGCTATGCCCTGCGCCAGCCGGGCGGCAACGACGCCAAGGCGCGCGAGTTCGTCGGCGAGCTGCTCAAGCATGTGCCGGTGCTGGATTCGGGCGCGCGCGGGGCCACCACGACCTTTGTCGAGCGCAACCTGGGCGATGTGCTGATCGCGTGGGAGAACGAAGCCATTCTGGCGATCAAGGAGCTGGGCCCCGACAAGTTCGATATCGTCGCGCCGTCGGTCTCGATCCTGGCTGAGCCGCCGGTGGCCGTGGTCGACAAGGTGGTCGACAAGAAGGGCACGCGCAAGGCGGCCGAGGCCTACCTGCAGTTCCTGTACACCGATGAAGGCCAGGAGATCGCGGCCAAGAACTACTACCGCCCGATCTCGCAGAAGGTTGCGGCCAAGTACGCGGCCAACTTCCCCAAGGTGAAGCTGTTCACCATCGATGAAGTGTTCGGCGGCTGGCAGAAGGCGCAGAAGACCCACTTCGCCGATGGCGGCTCGTTCGACCAGATTTATCAGCCCGGCAAGAAATAA